CTCGTAGCCTTTCGGCAGCTTCATTGCCTTGGCCGCCTGCACGAAGGCGTTATATTGGTCGGTGCCTTGCAGTTTGAAACCGACGTCAAAACGTGGGTTCAGCCAGCCTTGGGGGCTGTCGCTCAGTAGTTTGTTTTTGGTGAGAACCATCGGTTCGGCATAAATCGCGTTGTTGCGGTTTTCCTTGGCCAGTTTGGCGTCGTTGCTGTGTCCGGCGGGGGCAGGATCGGTGTAAGTGTAAATGCCGCGCACTTTAAGCTGGTAGGTATCCGTAGTCATCGGATTGCCGAGCTTGAATGTGCTGCCCACCTTCAGGTTGTTCTTGCGGGCGAAGGCCTCGGAGACCAGTACGTTCTTGCCGTCCTTACCTTGGTAATCCAAGGATTTGCCTTGGGCTATCTTGTAGGCGCCCCAAGGGTTGATGTCGATGCCGTCTTTGTCGTAGTAGCTGTAGAGCGTGGTCTCGCCGCCGGTTTTCTTGCTGCTTTCGTCGCTTTTACCGGCGATGGCCTTGGTCGCCCCGGTTTGACGCATCGGCAGGGAGATGCCGATCGAGAATTGCGGCTGCTGTACGCCGATCTGTTGCAGCGACATGGCGTACGTGCCGTACTGATCGAAGGTCATATACTTTTTCACGCTTGAAACGTCATCGCCCTTGAGCGTTTTTTCGGTTGCGGCGTTCGGCCGGATGACGGCGATCGGTGACTGCACCTGGTAGGTCTCGCCATGTGCTTTGTCGCTTGCGCTGGACACCGCGGTGGCGAAGACGACACCGAATATCATGACTCCGGCGACAAGGAGCATCATGATGCTGCGCCATTTATGACGTATCACCGTAGACCAGGCATTGGTTAGCACGAACATCTGTTTCTCCTGCTGTCCAGGCCTGTAGTTTGCCTCGTTGAAAACTTTTCGTCGAGCGGACTACAGGCATCACATGTTTCCCGCCGTTTAGGCTTGCACCTTTTCGATGCTAGGCCGCAGCATAGGCAACAGATTCAAGTATATGTGCCCCAGCTGGAATGAGACGAACAAAACC
This genomic stretch from Bifidobacterium sp. ESL0690 harbors:
- a CDS encoding ABC transporter permease gives rise to the protein MFVLTNAWSTVIRHKWRSIMMLLVAGVMIFGVVFATAVSSASDKAHGETYQVQSPIAVIRPNAATEKTLKGDDVSSVKKYMTFDQYGTYAMSLQQIGVQQPQFSIGISLPMRQTGATKAIAGKSDESSKKTGGETTLYSYYDKDGIDINPWGAYKIAQGKSLDYQGKDGKNVLVSEAFARKNNLKVGSTFKLGNPMTTDTYQLKVRGIYTYTDPAPAGHSNDAKLAKENRNNAIYAEPMVLTKNKLLSDSPQGWLNPRFDVGFKLQGTDQYNAFVQAAKAMKLPKGYEVSSPTLERYNASLKPLDSLNSVMTKVRIGLYAGGGVILLLLLGLALRRRSDEISMDMIIGVTRSRVGWQFSLETLIPTIPGLLIGGIAGALSARPLGKALAGGIATPVVSACWMPMWYSIAIVVALAVIAFFRPLFAGIPRLFDERGGGLEAAQSLFADVSEQKATNTNDDDNADATDNGKATDNNASEDDTEAQA